The Fusobacterium necrophorum subsp. necrophorum genome includes the window AATAGGGATGTATTCTAATGGTTCCAAAGCAACAAATGATGGAACTATTACCTCAACATCTGCTAATAATGTAATAGGAATGCACTCTGCAACAAATACAGTTGGAGTAGCATCAGCACTAAAAAATACAGGTCGTATCAATCTTACAGGTTCTGATAATGTAGGTATCAGTTTAACAGGGGCAGGAACAACAGGAACAACTACAGGAAGCTCTAAAGTAACTTTATCAGGAGATAATAGTACCGGAATCTCTGTAGCAAAAGGAAGTGCATTAACAGCTGATGCCGGAACAACTACCGTAAAAGGAAATGGAGCGTATGGAATAGTAGTGGATGATAATGCTGCTAGCACGATGAGTTCTACAGGAAAATTAACAGTTTCTGGCGCAACAGGTTCAGCAGGGGAATCGTCTACAAGAGGTTCCGTAGGGATTGCGGTAATGAATACAGCAGCAACCGGATTGACAGGAAGTTTGGATGCGACTATACACGTAACTGGAGGAAAATCAGTGGGATTGTACTCAAAAGGAAACTTAATAGTAGACGAAGCAAATGTAACAACATCCAATGGAGCTACAAACTTCTTTGCGGATGGTGGAAAGATTACTGTAGGAAATGCAAGTGGAGTAAGTAATGTAGTTACCGGAACAGGAAGTAAAGGTTCATTGTTATTCTATGCTACAGGAGCCGGAAAAATAAATATTAATGGAAGAATGAATGCGACTATAGAAGGTGGAGCAAATGCAGCAACAAGAGGAACAGCTTTCTACTATAACGGAAGTAGTGGAGTAGATTTCACAACATGGTTAAATAATACATTCAGTGGATTAAATAATTTACACTTAATGATGAATATTGGTTCAAGATTAATTGCAGCACAAGGGCTAACAGTAGATTTATCTAATACAGGTATAAGTACTATATTCCCAACAAGTGTTATAGGAAGCATCAGTGGAACAGATTACAAAACATTTATGCTACATAGAAGTAATCTAACAGTAGATCAAGCTGTAAACCTTGACAACTCAGGGGATGCATATAATAACCTGGAAATAGCAGGATCTTCCATAACAAATAATAATACAATAACAGGAACAAAAGATGCTCAAACAGCAATGGCGCAAAAAACGGATGGAAAAAATGTAGTTCTTACAAATACTGGAACTATTAATTTATCAGGAAAAGAATCCACTGCTATGTACACTAAAAAGACTGATGCATCTACAGGAACATTAACAAATAGTGGAACGATAAATGTTGGAGATAAGTCAACAGCTATGTATGGAATAAACAATGTCGTATTTAGCAATACAGGAACAATCAATATTGGAAGCGATTCCACTGCTATGTACTATACAGATAAAGAAGGAAGCACAGTATATAATACAACCACAGGATTATCTAATGCCGGAATTATAACAAGCTCCGGAAATAATTCCATGGCTATGAGTTACCAAGATGGAAATATAACAGGAACACCTATATTTGAAAATACTTCTACGGGTACTATAACAATGACCGGAGATAAAAATATAGGAATGTATGCTCTAAAGGCAAACGCAGGTTCCTATACAACAAAAAATAGTGGTACAATAACACTAGGTAATTCAACAGAACTTAATAATCCTAATGTTGCAATTTATACAAATTCTGCTACAGTAGGAACAAATCCAATAGAAAATACAGCTACCATCACTGTAGGAAATAATGCAATTGGTATATATGGAAATGAAGTAAATCAATCAGGAAATATAATGACTGGAGATAATGGAGTAGGAATATATTCCCAAAGAGGAGAGATAAATCTAACTGGTGGAACAATAAAAGTTGGTGGAAAAGAAGCAGTTGGAGTTTATACAAGTGGTATTGAAACTAGAATGATTAAAAACAGTGGTACCTCATTTGATATAGGAGATACTTCATTTGGATTTGTCAATATTGGAAATGGTGGAAATACAATTGAGAGCAAGACTACAAATATAACTTTATCTGGAAATGATTCCGTATATGTTTACTCGAATGATAATACATCCACAGTAAACAATCATTCTGCTATCACTTCAACAGGCGCTACAGGAGGAAATTATGGTATTATTTCAGCCGGAACAGTAAACAATGATGGAAATATGACCCTCACGCAAGGAATAGGAAATGTTGGAATCTATAGTAATGGTTCCGGAATTGCAACAAATAGCGCGAATATAAGAGTTGGAGCATCTGACCCTGATAATCAAAAATACTCTATAGGTATGGCAGCAGGATATAAGAATGATGAAGATACTACCAATCCAGCTACAACAGGAAATGTTCTAAACAAGGGAAAGATTTCTGTAGATGGAAAATTCGGAATTGGAATGTATGCTACGAATGGAAGTACAGTAGAAACAACTGTAGGTTCCAAAATAGAACTAAATGCAGATAATACCATTGGAATATATCTTGATGAAGGAGCAAGAGGAGTAAACCATGGAGAGATAAAAACAGGAAGCAGTGGACTTAGCAATGTAATTGGAGTGTATCTAGGCAGAGGAACGAAACTGGATAACTATGGAAAGATAGAAATAGAAGCTACAAATGGAGCGGGAGCATATTTAAAAGGTGGAACAATTGCTAACTATGGAACCTTGAAAGCAACTGGTGCAGGAGCAAAAGATATTTATACATATGGAAATGATATGTCAAAACCTGGATTTGGAGAAGTAGAAATAATAGCGAAACCAGGAGCAACAAAAGCTACAATAAAAATAGATGGCAAGGAAGTAAGCCCTAAAGTAGCAGTGACAAATATTATAGAAGCGCCAAAAACAGTATCAGCTTCAAGCATAGGAATGTATGTAAATACATCAGGGACAAGTTTTACTAGACCGATAGAAAACATAGATAAATTAACAGAAGAAGCAGATTTAATTATAGGAACAGAAGCTTCTCAAAACACAAATAGTAGATACTTAGAAATCTCTGATCCGAAGATATTAAAAGCATACAATAAGGTAATTGCATCAGGAAAAGTTAAAAATTGGAATATTTATTCCGGTGGACTTACTTGGACAGCGACTGCAACATTAGATCCAATTACTGGGGAAGTTCAAAAACTATACCTAGCAAAGGCATCGTATACAAATTGGGCTGGAGATAAAAATACAACCAGAGATACCTATAATTTTGCAGATGGATTGGAACAACGATATGGGATTGAAAAGTTGGGAACAAAAGAAAACAGAGTTTTCGAGAAGTTAAATACTATTGGAAATAATGAAGAAATTTTATTACATCAAGCCTATGATGAAATGATGGGACACCAATATGCGAATCTACAACAGAGAATCCATGCAACAGGACAAATACTGGATAAAGAATTTAAATACTTGAAAGAGGAATGGAGAACTGCCTCAAAGGATTCGAATAAGATAAAAGTATTTGGAATGAATGGAGAATATTCTACAGATAGCGCAGGAATTATTGATTATAAGAACAATGCTTATGGAGTAGCTTATGTAGGAGAAAAGGAAACATTCAGATTGGGGAATACTACAGGTTGGTATACTGGTTTGGTTCATAATGAATTCAAGTTCAAAGACATTGGACGGTCAAAAGAAGAAATGTTAGAAGCAAAGCTTGGAGTCTTCCATTCCAAAGCCTTTGATGAAAACAATCGTTTGAATTGGACCATATCAGGAGAAGGATTTGTAGGATACAACAAGATGAATCGAAGATTCTTTGTGGTAGAGGAGGTCTTTCATGCAAGAGCAAAATACTGGTCTTATGGGTTAGCGCTAGAAAATGAATTGAGTAAAACCCTTCGATGGAGTGAAAACTTTAGCCTAAGAGGATATGGAAGTGTGAAAGTAGAATACGGAAGATTCCAAAAGATCAAAGAAAAGACAGGAGAAGTAAGATTAGAAGTGAAGTCTAATGACTATCTTTCGATAAAACCGGAAATAGGAGGAGAATTCATTCATAAAACATCTCTATCAGGAAGACATTTCTTAAGTAGCAAACTGGGAATCGCATATGAAAATGAACTGGGTAGGGTGGCAAATGGGAAGAATCAAGCAAGAGTAGCCTACACCAGTGCGGACTGGTTCCATCTAAGAGGAGAAAAAGAAGACAGACGAGGTAATCTCAAAACAGATCTTAAGATAGGATTGGATAATGAAAGATATGGAATCACAGCAAATATTGGATATGATAGCAAAGGAAAGAATAAGAGAGTGGGCTTAGGGCTACGAGTGGTTTTCTAACATGATTTCTTTTCTTGTTTTTGAGCATTTAGGAAAAGTTATAAAATAAAGTGTTACATTAAAATAAAAAGAACCATAGATAGTTTTCTCTGATATGATGAATTTACGGATCAATCAAAAGGAGAAAAACTACTATGGTTCAAGGAAAGTATATCATAAAAAGAAAAATGACACTAAAAAACGATTTTTGTCCTTTAGTGTCATTTTTAGTTTAAAAAAGTATATTACATAAATTTTTTAGAAATTTTCTTAAACATTTAATATAAGATACTTATGATAAAAGCAATTAATAATAACAGATATTTTAAATTTTTTCAACCTAAACTTTTTTACATCAATCATGATATTGATAAAGATGATTCTGTTAGGTTTCTTAGTGGCATTCTGGAGGAAAAGAAAGACAAAGGAACGACTATTTTTAGAAAAAGCACAATCTTATGCTAAAAGATTGAATAAGTATACCAATTATTTAGAAATTTGATGAATAGAAGTCTAAATAGAGAAAAATCTCTAAAAGATTTCTATTTTTTTTGTTAAAAGAAAAAAGTTATCACAAATGAATGATAAAAATCATCCATTTGCAACAGCCTCCCTAAAATCCTCTTGAAAATTTCATATTCTACTCTTCATCAACACGATTTGACAAAGAACCAAATTTTACAGACTTTTTGCTTCACACTCTAAAGGTCAGAAATCATATAAATCAAAATTTAGACTAAAACCTATTTGACTGCTTTTGTTGCGATATATGTCTTGATATTCATATCATGAAGTCTCCCGACACCATTGGTATCTTCATATAAGTCGACAAGAGTAAAGCCGGCTTTCAATTGTCCTCCTATTTGTTCCGTCATAGTATGAGAAAACTGCATACCGAAATCTCCTTTCATCATAAAATCTCTTGCTTCTTCATTTTTTAAAGGGTTAAAAGGCATTTTCCAAACAATTTCTTTTTCTTCATTATCTACAATATAGTTTATTTCATTATTTAATCCGGCGAGAAAAATACCGCCTTTTTTTAAAACTCTGTATGCTTCATGAAAAACATGCTGAACATCTTCCACATAACAGTTGGAAACCGGATGAAATACAATATCAAAACTCTCGTCTTCAAAAGGAAGTTTCTTTGTCATATCTCCCTCAATAGCTGTAATATCATATCCTTCTCTTTCTGCTATGAGAAATTCATTTGCTATTTGTTTTGAAGAATAATCAAGTACTGTACATTCTGCTCCCAGAGCATTGAAAATTGGCATTTGTTGTCCTCCACCTGAAGCCAAGCCTAAAATTTTCTTTCCCTTCAGATCTCCAAACCATTCGTGTGGAACAAAAACGGTCGGTGTCAAAAGAACATTCCACTTTCCGTTCTTCGCACGGATATAGTCCTCATGAGAAACAATTTTTCCCCATTCCCAGCCTTCTTCAATCCATTTGTCTATGGTTTCCTTGTTTATCTCCTGATATGATTTCATCGTGTATACTCCTTTAGCAACTTTCATTTACTTCTTGTCTTCCAATAAAAAATCAATGATATTTTTATGAATGATTCCATTTTGTGTAAAATTGATATTATCCATAGACAAAACATATTTCGGGAAATTGTCTTTAATAGATGAATAGACAGAAAATTCTCTTTTTCTTGTTTCTTCTGTTGTCATCATATAGGAGACTTGATAATATTCTATATTTCCTTCTTTTTTTGCTATAAAATCAATTTCTTTTTCCTTCACCTTTCCAATTTCTATGTTGTAACCTCTTGTTAATAACTCAATATATACAATATTTTCCAAAACTCTTTCAATATCCTTTTCATTGGAAAAGCCTTTTGCTGCTCGAAATCCATGATCACTTACATAATATTTTTCATCAATTTTTAAAATCTTTTTTCCTATTGAATCATATCTCGGAACTTTCTTTATGATAAAAGCTCTTTTGCAGTATTCCAAATAATTTAAAATTGTATCCAGAGAAATATCTCGATTTTCATTTTTAAAATATTTTTTGATACTATTGGCAGAGAATGTATGACCTATATTTTCTATTGCATACAATAAAATTCGATTAAATACATCAATATCTCTTATTTTATTGTATTCTAAAATATCTTTTACTATGATAGTATTATAAACATCCGTCAAATATTTATAACTGGATTCTTCTTCCAAATTAAAATATCGTAAAAACGGCATTCCCCCCAATTTTAAAAATTTTGTAAATAGTTCCTCTTTTTCTAAATTTTTATACTTAAAAATTTCTATAAATTCACTGAAATTGAATGCTTGTATCTCAAATTCTACATATCTTCCCGCCAATAATGTTGCCAAATCTCCCGAGAGTAATGTTGAGTTAGAACCCGTTAGGTAAATATCACATTCTCTATCCACTCTTAATCCGTTGATTACTTTCTCCCATCCTTCTACAAGTTGAACTTCATCAAAAAAGAAATATATTTTCCCATGTATCTTTTCTAAAAGAGGACTTAAATATTGTATCAAAGAAGCAGCTTCCTTGATATGAAAAAATTCTAAAGATTCAAAATTGATATAAATTTTGTTTTTTCTTGGAATTCCTTTTAAAATTTCATTTTGAATGATATTTAATAATGTAGATTTTCCAACTCTTCGCATTCCTGTAAGTATTTTAACAACAGGTTTATCCACAAACTGATTTATTTTTTTTAGATATTTAGGTCTTATAATATAGTCCATCTTCTTTCCTCCTGTTTCCATTATACTCGATAACATTTATAAAATCAACAATAGTTTCGATTATAATCGAAACAGAAAAGGGACCCCTTTTTTCCTTTACTCCCAAAATTTATCTTCTACAGATTGTTCTTGTGCAAAAGTCCATACTTCTTGTATCTTCCCATTTTCTATTCGGAAGAGATCCATTCCTGCCATGTTGAGTTTTTCGCCATTTGTTTTTTCCGCTGAAGAAACGACACTGGCAGCAACCAAATTATCATTGTTTGCAGCCCAATTGCTAATCACTTGGAAAGTTCCATTGCTTCTTCTTGCAAATTCTTGTAGACGCTCTCCTAAGGCTTTTTTTCCAAGAATTTTTCCGGAAAGAGAATGCTTTCCTCCCATATGCCAGATGATATCATCCGCCATTACTTCAAATGCCGATATAAAATCTCCCTTTGACAGTGCTTCCGTATACATTTCAAAAATTTTTATTGTTTCCTCTTTCATACATATTCCTCCTCATATAATATTATTGTAGAAATATTTTATATTTCTTTGCTCTTATTATACTTTTTAAGGATTGACTTTACAAGTACGAACATTTATAATACATAGTATCTAATAAGATACTATAAATATGTAACAGGAGGTTTCTATGTCAAGTGTTTATGATAAATGTCCTTATGTGACAACTCAACGAGTATTACAAGGAAAATGGGCGATCGTAGTTCTATATCATCTAAGTACCGGTACTAAAAGGTTTCATGAGTTGGAAAAACGAATGCCTGAAGTTACCCGAACGGTATTAACGAGGCAACTTCGTCAATTGGAACAAGACAGACTAATCCATAGAAAAGTTTTTGCTGAGGTTCCACCTCATGTTGAATATTCCTTAACGGAGATTGGAAGTAAATTTCAAAGAGTATTGGATGAAATCGAAGTGTTCGGTTTGGATTATATCGCCGAATTGGAAGCTTCGAATTGATATTTTTAGTATTTTGCCCCTTAGTTTGGCTTATTCACGGGAAAATCCATGTCGAAAGTTATTTTTTCTTTTTAAAAAAATGTTGTTGTAGCACAAAAAAGAGGCAGACAAAAAAACCCGTACCCATGATTTTAATATAATCATAAAAAGATTTTTTATCATAAAAAAATAATCCAATTCCTGCTATGATAGCGACTGCCGTGTAAACATAAAATTTCTTGTTATTCATATATCTTCCTTTCCACCTTGACAGTGAGATTTTGTGGAGATGTTATGACAAAGTCCCTATGATTCCGAACAAGACTTTGATTGCAATACTCTAAGGAAAGCAAAAAGATTTTTTCCCAAGTTCTGTCGGAAAGAGGACTGTCATAAATAAAAAGAATCGGAGACTTCAATAAAAAATTCAACTCCGCTTCTTTTGGAGTAAAAACACCTCCCGCTTCAAAGCCTTGAAAAGAGCTTAAAGAATTTCCGGAGAAATTCAATTTTCCTTCTAAGCGAAATTGACTCTCTTCTTTCGGAAAACGGACATACATTGAAGAAGACCGAAGTTCTATTTCCATATCATTATCAAGATATTCTATGTAGCCCTGTTCCGTTGTTTCGATTTGCAGAACTTGATATCGGGAGAGACCGGCTATAGCTTCCAGTATTTTCTCACAATCCAATAAAAAGTCAAAATAGGTTTCTTCCCATTCTTTTTCTTCTTTCATGGCAAGTTCATTACGTAAAAATTGTTGCCTTTGAATGCTAGCTCTTAGCTTCGAAATTTTATCTATCGATTCTTTCTCTTGAAATAGATAAGCATTTTCAAGTAAAATCCACTTTTCAGCTTTGCTTGTTTGAAAGTTTTCCGTTTTCCCACAAGATAGACAGAGCAGTATGCATAAAATGCAGAGATATTTCATAAAAGATCCCCTCCATTTTTTAACTATCAATGTAGACTTTCTTAATTTTTTCTACAGTATCATATAAATTACTGTCCAAATAAATCTTGATTTTATAGTCCGATGAAAATTCATATAAAAATTTTCTTTTTTCCAGGAGAGTTTCAATATGCTGTTGTAAATTTTCAATGTTTTGAAGAAGAGGTCGATGTTTACTATTTTTAACTCTCTCATAAATACAGGAAACATCGGCATCAAGATAGACAATAAAACAGGTATTTTGAAGATTTTTAATATTTTCATTGTCAATGACAACGCCTCCCCCTGTTGCAATGACCACATTATTTTTCGTAGATTCCTGTAGAATAATTTCTCTCTCCTTTTGTCGAAAATATTCTTCTCCTTTTTCTTGGAAAATATCAGAAATTGATTTTTTTTCTTGGGCGGCAATGACTTTGTCCACATCGACAAATTTCATATCCAATTGTTTCGCCAAAACACGTCCTACCGTTGTTTTCCCGCTTCCCATGAAACCAATTAACGCTATATTTTCTTTCATATCCGGTAGTTTTTCTCCCCTCTTACTTGATGGATACATTATACAATACTTTCTCTGAAAAACATAATATTTTATAAAAAAGAGGCTATCTCAGAATATATAACTTTTGAGATAACCTCCAAATATTGTTCTGCTTCAGCTCCAGAATAAATATCCTTGACAACCGGAAAGCAGTATCATCCTTGATACAATACTATTTTTCTTCAATAATGTTAATCGTAATCAGCTCAGAGTCTTCCATTCCTTGTAATTGAAGTTTTGCCGATTTCATATCTTTGATATAGTCCAAAATTTCTCTAGTAATTCTTTCTCCGGGGATAATAATGGGAATTCCCGGAGGATAAGCCATAATCAATTCTCCACAAATTTTTCCGATACTTTCTTCGAAGGAGATCTTTGTTTTTGTTCTGTAAAAAGCTTCTCTGGGAATCAATACTTGTTCCGGTATCTCAGGCATTTTTAACAATTGATGTGTCAATTTTCGTCCTTGATTGGAAAATCTGTTACTGATGTCTCGAAGAGCGGCAAGCAATCTGTCTATGCTCTCTTTACTATCTCCGATAGTAATCAAACCGAGAGTATGATAGAAATCTGCCAATTCCATTTGAATATGATAATCCGCTGTTAGCAT containing:
- a CDS encoding nuclear transport factor 2 family protein; its protein translation is MKEETIKIFEMYTEALSKGDFISAFEVMADDIIWHMGGKHSLSGKILGKKALGERLQEFARRSNGTFQVISNWAANNDNLVAASVVSSAEKTNGEKLNMAGMDLFRIENGKIQEVWTFAQEQSVEDKFWE
- a CDS encoding ATP-binding protein, which produces MDYIIRPKYLKKINQFVDKPVVKILTGMRRVGKSTLLNIIQNEILKGIPRKNKIYINFESLEFFHIKEAASLIQYLSPLLEKIHGKIYFFFDEVQLVEGWEKVINGLRVDRECDIYLTGSNSTLLSGDLATLLAGRYVEFEIQAFNFSEFIEIFKYKNLEKEELFTKFLKLGGMPFLRYFNLEEESSYKYLTDVYNTIIVKDILEYNKIRDIDVFNRILLYAIENIGHTFSANSIKKYFKNENRDISLDTILNYLEYCKRAFIIKKVPRYDSIGKKILKIDEKYYVSDHGFRAAKGFSNEKDIERVLENIVYIELLTRGYNIEIGKVKEKEIDFIAKKEGNIEYYQVSYMMTTEETRKREFSVYSSIKDNFPKYVLSMDNINFTQNGIIHKNIIDFLLEDKK
- a CDS encoding shikimate kinase produces the protein MKENIALIGFMGSGKTTVGRVLAKQLDMKFVDVDKVIAAQEKKSISDIFQEKGEEYFRQKEREIILQESTKNNVVIATGGGVVIDNENIKNLQNTCFIVYLDADVSCIYERVKNSKHRPLLQNIENLQQHIETLLEKRKFLYEFSSDYKIKIYLDSNLYDTVEKIKKVYIDS
- a CDS encoding class I SAM-dependent methyltransferase, whose amino-acid sequence is MKSYQEINKETIDKWIEEGWEWGKIVSHEDYIRAKNGKWNVLLTPTVFVPHEWFGDLKGKKILGLASGGGQQMPIFNALGAECTVLDYSSKQIANEFLIAEREGYDITAIEGDMTKKLPFEDESFDIVFHPVSNCYVEDVQHVFHEAYRVLKKGGIFLAGLNNEINYIVDNEEKEIVWKMPFNPLKNEEARDFMMKGDFGMQFSHTMTEQIGGQLKAGFTLVDLYEDTNGVGRLHDMNIKTYIATKAVK
- a CDS encoding helix-turn-helix domain-containing protein, encoding MSSVYDKCPYVTTQRVLQGKWAIVVLYHLSTGTKRFHELEKRMPEVTRTVLTRQLRQLEQDRLIHRKVFAEVPPHVEYSLTEIGSKFQRVLDEIEVFGLDYIAELEASN